The genome window actaggtcctataaatagaacTATAGTTTATGAAGAAAGACAGAGAGTGTGTGCATTTAGTATCTTGTAAGTATTTGaatcctcctgtttttaatactataatagtattctattttttttccttgctcctccatccccaacataaGCAAGATATAGATATGCTCTGATTCTGCGGTCTTTAATAATGCTACTCTTTGTATGAGGCTGAAGGTTGTGGAGATCAGCTTCATCCCCACACAACTTAACATTTCTGCTCACAATCATCTTTATTTTGGGAAGGCTGATGCGACAGCCTTGCCTAGCAGCCGCAACACTCTTTTAAGTGCTAATGCATTCCCTTTGACAAACGATTGATGGATGACAAGGAGGAGCATAGCCTCGACAAAGTGAACATGCTGTCGCCATGGGAATCCATAGTCCCTTGTGTTGGAATTCCTTATAAATTACAACACAAGGGGACATGCTCTTGCCATCTGCCAGCTTTAGTTTTTTTTTCCACATAAAAAGTGGAGACTATGGATTTGCTGTCACTTGCTCCAGGTGATGAGGTTGTGGTTCGCAAGTCTGCAGGCTATCATCCGAGCGTGTGGGGCGACTACTTTATCCTACACTCGTCCCCTCAAACACAGGCATGTAACGCCACCATATTCCTTTTTTTTACGAAAGATAATGACCTGTGACAGCACGAACCAAAAGATCTAAGATCGAAAAAAATGAATTCCTCTGAAGATCAGAAAGTTTGTTGGCCTTAGTATGATTGGCCAACCAATTAGTAACACGAATTCCTTCTCGGAATGAATGCCTCACAATTATTCATAACAAATATAAGTTGGAACATGTCTCTAAGAATATTTAAAACTCTCCAATGGAGAGGAGATTATCTAATAAAGATATCGAGTATCATTTTAGAATTTGATTTGATATGGACATAACACTAATCATTCTCAAAAAGTTCCTCCAAGATAGTTTTTGCTTCATAATAATTGTAATTATTGTTTAGTAAATGACACCATAACATCCTTaaacatatgcatatacatatatcagAAATGCTCAAGTTCTCAGCAAGAAGGGACAATTTCGAGTTCAAATATGTGCATTCATTACTTATTTTTGTTCGTGAATGATGCAGAAGTGTGATGCAAGTATGAAAGAGAGAGCTGAAGAACTGAGGGGGCAAGTAAAGAGCACGTTCAATGATACTATTGATCTGCTGCAGACCATGGAATTGATtgattcaatccagcttcttggattggattatcACTTTCAGAAGGAAATAAGCGAAACAGTAAGTCGAATCCATGATGCTAATATTGACGACCATGGTCTTTACCACACTGCTCTCTGGTTTCGGCTGCTCAGACAACAAGGATATTACGTGTCCCCAAGTAATATGCTCATTTCCTTTAATAAAACAGTATTTGTCTGTGCTATCCATAAAAAACGACCttttttatcatctttaaaaaaaaaaaaaatcatagatgaGAAACTTATGCTCAAAGTACTAAAACCATTTGCATCGAAATTAAGTTGATTTCATAGTTGAAGAACTATTTATATAATTTGTTGATGCCCTTCTTTATCTTGCTCTTTTTACAAACTATATAATAAGGGCATGTTATTGTGACATTTTCTTGGGTACAATAAACATAAAAATCACACACAAAAGTAATTATATTGATCATCACGTAATCACCAAGTTcagtaaattaattttgataatatggCTTTATGTGTTTTTCCCTCAAAACAAAAAATCTTATGTATTTCTGTAGatgtttttaacaagttcaaagatgaGGGAGGGAGTTTCATGCGTACCTTGGGAAGTGATGTGAAAGGACTGTTAAGCTTGTACAACGCAGCCTATCTTGGGACTCATGGGGAGATCATTCTTGATGAAGCCATCTCTTTTACGAGGAATAACCTAGTGTCTGCATCAGCCGATCTTAAACCACCATTAACAACGCAAGTGTCTCTCGACCTCGAGACACCTCTCTGTAGAAGAATGAGAAGGCTCTTGGCAAGAGAATACATCTCTATATACCAAGAGGATGCCACACGAGATGATGCCATCCTGGAGCTTGCAAAGTTGGACTTCAATTTGTTGCAATCTCTTCATCGCGAGGAACTTAAGAACATCACCAAGTAAGCTCCTCCTCACTTCTGAATTCCCTGGAGCTATATTTCTTCTGGATTTTTATAAAGAAAAGAAGATACAATCAAGTTGCAAATGTAAACAAGCGAAGGCTAATTGCTGAGCTTGGTTTCTCCTCCCATCAAACATTAATTGATATGTAATCATTTTGATTTGTGAACGACTTGAAGGTGGTGGAATGATTTAGCCTCGTCAAAAAGATTCAGTTTTGCTCGAGATAGATTGGTGGAATGCTATTTCTGGATCCTGGGAGTATACTTTGAACCCTACTATTCTCGTGCACGAGTGATAGCGACCAAGGTGATTGTCCTTACTTCAATTCTGGACGACATATATGATGTCTATAGCACATTGGAGGAGAGTCAACGACTAACTGAGGCAATTCATAGGTCCGTAAATCTTATATCGATGGACAGAATACCTTTTACTATCATGGCTTAATAGATGATAACAAATGGTGCCACCGAAAATAtcacataagaaaataaaatatcacaTAATAGTTTTAGTCATTGTGTATAGCAAAATAACATATATGTTTATGTTGTATTTTTCTAAAGATGGTGAAACTAATACATATGTAGGTGGGATGCGAAGGTTGTTCATCAATTACCAGAGTACATGAAGGATTATTATCTAAAGCTAATCCACACctttgaagagtttgaagatttatTGGCTTCCGGTGAGAAATATCGCATAACCTATCTAAAGGAAGCGGTGAGTGATGAGATTATACGGTTCttcttattttcacttttattaaTTAGCATTACATAAGTAATAAACGAATACACTAATGGCCAATGCAAAAAATAAGTGTTTGAGATGCAACGGTATTGAACTTAGAATGTCCCACTTGTAAACGCTACTCATGCATTACAAACATTAAGGAATGGTTTTGTTTTACTTGGGTACAGATGAAAGATTTATCTGAAGCTTATTTTGAGGAATCCAAATGGAGAGATCAACATTACGTACCAACTTTGGAAGAACATCTACATGTTTCTCTCATAAGTTCAGCATATCCTATGCTCGAATGTGCTTCTTTTGTTGGAATGGGAGAAATAGCAACTGAGGAGGTATTTAAGTGGATTACTAGTTTCCCAAAGATTGTCCAAGCTTCTGCAATAATTTGTCGTATCATGAATGACATTACTTCACATGAGG of Musa acuminata AAA Group cultivar baxijiao chromosome BXJ1-7, Cavendish_Baxijiao_AAA, whole genome shotgun sequence contains these proteins:
- the LOC103992316 gene encoding alpha-humulene synthase-like — its product is MDLLSLAPGDEVVVRKSAGYHPSVWGDYFILHSSPQTQKCDASMKERAEELRGQVKSTFNDTIDLLQTMELIDSIQLLGLDYHFQKEISETVSRIHDANIDDHGLYHTALWFRLLRQQGYYVSPNVFNKFKDEGGSFMRTLGSDVKGLLSLYNAAYLGTHGEIILDEAISFTRNNLVSASADLKPPLTTQVSLDLETPLCRRMRRLLAREYISIYQEDATRDDAILELAKLDFNLLQSLHREELKNITKWWNDLASSKRFSFARDRLVECYFWILGVYFEPYYSRARVIATKVIVLTSILDDIYDVYSTLEESQRLTEAIHRWDAKVVHQLPEYMKDYYLKLIHTFEEFEDLLASGEKYRITYLKEAMKDLSEAYFEESKWRDQHYVPTLEEHLHVSLISSAYPMLECASFVGMGEIATEEVFKWITSFPKIVQASAIICRIMNDITSHELEQTREHVASTVQCYMKEYGTDVHVACKKLQVLVDDAWKDINEEYLNQTAFPVTLLQRIVNFSQMIEIIYKHIDGYTNSSMKMKEYISLLLVHPIPL